In Janthinobacterium sp. 67, a genomic segment contains:
- a CDS encoding DUF4238 domain-containing protein gives MNPSKKPNQPIKHHYLPQFYLRGFSPNQCAIFQIYKKKSLVVPGTVDSVGYLRNFHTNDIEGVKDPQFLEKSLAGLEGYQNTVLKEVQLHGIRAPETRRDLVDFLALMRMRIPAMKDHVDSSKQAVLMVQLRELERRGQLPSRPTGYEKALIAKNIVVEITNAECLRVMLKSAFDKDILKIFYQMRMTLYQAPFGESFVTSDQPVALYHADLQYRHRGAGPSTMGIQVSLPLTSRLLIQLDNCPGSHAELQATSDEVREFNRRTVVMAEKYIFTGDDPVRIAELAEQYRSWTAGFRHQIENRADGPYQTHKFIPVAPAS, from the coding sequence ATGAATCCGTCCAAAAAGCCCAATCAGCCGATAAAGCATCATTATCTGCCGCAGTTTTATCTACGCGGTTTTTCGCCCAATCAGTGCGCGATCTTTCAGATTTATAAGAAGAAATCACTTGTTGTTCCAGGCACGGTTGACAGTGTGGGCTATCTTCGAAACTTTCATACAAACGACATCGAGGGCGTGAAGGATCCGCAATTTCTTGAAAAATCCTTGGCTGGTCTTGAGGGCTACCAGAATACTGTGCTGAAAGAAGTGCAACTCCATGGCATAAGGGCACCAGAGACGAGGCGAGATTTGGTCGATTTTTTAGCGTTGATGCGCATGCGTATTCCCGCGATGAAAGACCATGTCGATAGCTCAAAACAAGCGGTACTGATGGTTCAACTACGGGAACTCGAACGTAGGGGGCAACTTCCTTCACGACCTACGGGTTATGAAAAAGCATTGATCGCAAAAAACATCGTTGTAGAGATTACGAATGCTGAGTGCCTGCGCGTCATGCTTAAATCAGCTTTCGACAAAGATATCCTGAAGATTTTCTATCAAATGCGCATGACCTTGTACCAAGCGCCTTTTGGTGAGTCCTTTGTTACGTCGGATCAACCTGTGGCGCTCTACCATGCGGACCTGCAGTATCGCCATCGCGGTGCTGGCCCTTCCACTATGGGCATACAAGTGTCATTGCCCCTGACCAGTCGGCTTCTGATACAGTTGGACAATTGCCCAGGATCGCATGCCGAATTGCAGGCGACATCAGACGAAGTGCGCGAGTTTAATCGTCGTACAGTGGTGATGGCGGAAAAATATATTTTTACTGGCGATGATCCAGTACGAATAGCGGAGCTGGCAGAACAGTATCGGTCTTGGACTGCAGGTTTTAGGCATCAGATCGAGAATAGGGCTGATGGCCCTTACCAAACTCATAAATTCATTCCAGTGGCCCCCGCATCGTAG
- a CDS encoding chromate transporter, with translation MKIIDAQPVRASYTLWQMIVYMLRLGSLGFGGPIALVGYMHRDLVEQRGWITEADYKEGLALAQIAPGPLAAQLGIYMGYVHYRLLGATLAGLAFVLPSFFMVVALGWAYMRFGGLSWMQAVFYGVGAAVIGIIAISARKLTIKSIGKDKLLWAIYLLLAGVTIVTESEVAWLFIAAGVLVWLVRAPPKGLMKGGGLQAIGMAQLPAAPGIWGVVDVSQLTQIGIFFAEAGAFVFGSGLAIVPFLYGGVVTEHHWLTDRQFVDAVAVAMITPGPVVITVGFIGYLIAGFPGAAVAALATFIPCYLFTVIPAPYFKKYGKLPGVLAFVDGITAAAIGAITGSVIVIAKRSIIDIPTALIAVAAMVLLWKFKKLPEPVVVATAAVAGLLIYPLLHH, from the coding sequence ATGAAGATAATTGACGCCCAACCAGTTCGTGCCAGCTACACGCTATGGCAGATGATCGTGTACATGTTGCGCCTGGGCAGCCTGGGCTTCGGCGGACCAATTGCGCTGGTGGGCTATATGCACCGCGACTTGGTCGAGCAGCGCGGCTGGATTACGGAGGCCGACTACAAGGAAGGCCTGGCGCTGGCGCAGATCGCGCCAGGCCCGCTTGCCGCGCAGCTGGGGATCTATATGGGCTACGTCCATTACCGGCTGCTCGGCGCCACCCTGGCCGGCCTGGCGTTCGTACTGCCATCGTTTTTCATGGTCGTCGCGCTGGGCTGGGCGTACATGCGCTTTGGCGGCCTATCCTGGATGCAGGCCGTGTTTTATGGTGTGGGTGCGGCAGTGATCGGCATCATTGCCATCAGCGCCAGGAAGCTGACGATCAAAAGCATCGGCAAGGATAAATTGCTGTGGGCCATCTACCTGTTGCTCGCCGGCGTGACCATCGTCACCGAATCCGAGGTGGCTTGGCTGTTTATCGCGGCCGGCGTGCTGGTGTGGCTGGTGCGCGCCCCGCCAAAGGGCCTCATGAAAGGCGGCGGCTTGCAGGCGATCGGCATGGCACAGCTGCCAGCGGCACCGGGCATATGGGGCGTGGTGGATGTGTCGCAGTTGACGCAAATCGGCATCTTCTTTGCCGAAGCGGGTGCCTTTGTGTTCGGTTCAGGCCTTGCCATTGTGCCGTTCCTGTATGGCGGTGTGGTCACCGAGCACCATTGGCTGACCGACAGGCAGTTTGTGGACGCCGTCGCCGTCGCCATGATCACCCCAGGGCCCGTCGTCATCACCGTCGGCTTTATCGGCTACCTGATCGCCGGTTTCCCAGGCGCCGCTGTGGCGGCCCTGGCCACCTTCATCCCCTGCTATCTGTTTACCGTGATTCCAGCACCGTACTTTAAAAAATACGGCAAGTTGCCAGGTGTGCTGGCCTTCGTGGACGGTATCACCGCCGCCGCCATCGGCGCCATCACCGGCTCGGTGATCGTCATCGCCAAACGCTCAATCATTGACATCCCGACTGCCTTGATCGCCGTGGCCGCCATGGTGCTGTTGTGGAAGTTCAAAAAGTTGCCGGAGCCCGTCGTGGTGGCCACCGCTGCCGTGGCGGGTCTGCTGATTTATCCATTGCTGCATCACTAA
- a CDS encoding DMT family transporter, which yields MTSSSSSTSHSTHQGVVYALLAAALFGASTPFAKTLVGQVAPVTLAGMLYLGSGLGLLACFVVRAVLTRNSQDKPATLTGADLPWLAGAIAFGGIAGPVLLMFGLTLTPASSASLLLNIEGVLTAMLAWFVFKENFDRRIFIGMLLIVAAGILLSWEQVPKLGVPWGAIAIVGACLCWGIDNNLTRKVSASDALQIAGLKGLVAGSVNLAIALALGYTLPGVSISLSAGLVGFCGYGLSLVMFVLALRYLGTARTGAYFSAAPFVGAVISLFMLGDIPGPLFWLAAALMATGIWLHLTEKHEHDHEHEPMFHTHAHSHDAHHQHTHDDSWDGKEPHVHAHQHVPLRHAHPHYPDIHHRHDHL from the coding sequence ATGACTTCTTCATCGTCTTCAACCAGTCACAGCACGCATCAAGGTGTCGTGTATGCCTTGCTGGCGGCAGCCCTGTTTGGCGCCAGCACGCCCTTTGCCAAAACGCTGGTAGGGCAGGTCGCTCCCGTGACTCTGGCTGGCATGCTGTACCTGGGCAGCGGACTGGGCTTGCTGGCTTGCTTCGTGGTGCGCGCCGTGCTCACCCGCAACAGTCAGGACAAGCCGGCAACATTAACGGGCGCGGATCTGCCCTGGCTTGCGGGGGCGATCGCCTTCGGCGGCATTGCCGGGCCCGTCCTGCTGATGTTTGGCCTGACGCTCACGCCCGCATCTTCGGCTTCGTTACTGCTCAATATCGAGGGCGTACTCACAGCGATGCTTGCCTGGTTCGTCTTCAAGGAAAATTTCGACCGCCGCATTTTCATCGGCATGCTGCTGATCGTCGCCGCCGGCATCCTGCTGTCGTGGGAACAAGTGCCCAAGCTTGGCGTGCCTTGGGGGGCGATCGCCATAGTCGGCGCCTGTCTGTGCTGGGGCATTGACAACAACCTGACGCGCAAGGTGTCGGCCAGCGATGCCTTGCAAATTGCAGGCCTGAAGGGACTGGTGGCCGGTTCCGTCAACCTGGCCATCGCCCTGGCCCTGGGTTACACCTTGCCCGGCGTCAGCATCTCCCTGAGTGCGGGATTGGTCGGTTTTTGCGGATATGGATTGAGTCTTGTCATGTTCGTGCTGGCTTTGCGGTATCTGGGGACGGCCCGCACAGGCGCTTATTTCTCGGCGGCGCCATTTGTCGGCGCGGTCATCTCGCTGTTCATGCTGGGCGATATTCCCGGGCCGTTGTTCTGGCTAGCCGCAGCATTGATGGCCACCGGTATTTGGCTGCATTTGACGGAAAAGCATGAGCACGATCATGAGCATGAGCCGATGTTCCACACGCACGCGCACAGCCACGATGCCCATCACCAGCACACGCATGACGACAGTTGGGATGGCAAGGAACCGCATGTGCATGCGCATCAACATGTGCCGTTGCGCCATGCGCATCCCCATTACCCTGATATTCACCATCGGCACGACCATTTATGA
- a CDS encoding chromate resistance protein ChrB domain-containing protein: protein MKTIPQNWLLLVVSLPTDSATARMRIWRALKNLGCGALRDGAYLLPDRAAQQQQLSELAAETLREGGSAWLLTVQAQSKSDNEAYCSLFDRSAEMTQFVEALTRMRRTLDGLAPADINRALRKLRREYDALCATDYFPSQASALTQAAWMDFVHVAEALLSPGEPEATNAQIVLLDAAAFQGRLWATRRHLWVDRVASAWLIQRFIDPQAHFIWLDKPADCPPDALGFDFDQASFTHVGDRVTFEVLLASFGLGHDTGLLRLGAMVHTLDVGGTFVPEASGFEAMLSGARQRAKDDDQLLQEISLVLDALYQHFSSEPQAPALPA, encoded by the coding sequence ATGAAAACCATTCCTCAAAATTGGCTGCTGCTCGTTGTGAGCCTGCCGACCGATAGCGCGACCGCCAGAATGCGCATTTGGCGTGCTTTGAAAAACCTGGGTTGCGGTGCATTGCGCGACGGCGCCTACCTGCTGCCCGACCGCGCTGCACAACAGCAACAGTTGAGCGAACTGGCAGCGGAAACCTTGCGTGAAGGCGGTAGCGCCTGGCTATTGACAGTCCAGGCCCAGTCCAAAAGCGATAACGAAGCATATTGCAGCCTGTTTGACCGCAGCGCCGAAATGACCCAGTTTGTCGAGGCACTCACGCGCATGCGCCGCACGCTGGATGGACTTGCACCGGCGGACATCAACCGTGCTTTGCGCAAGTTGCGGCGCGAGTACGATGCCCTGTGCGCCACCGATTATTTTCCCTCACAAGCCAGCGCGCTCACGCAGGCAGCCTGGATGGACTTTGTCCACGTGGCCGAAGCCTTGCTCTCGCCCGGAGAACCTGAAGCCACCAACGCGCAGATCGTTCTGCTCGATGCCGCTGCGTTCCAGGGGCGCCTTTGGGCCACCCGGCGCCACCTGTGGGTCGACCGCGTGGCCAGCGCATGGCTGATTCAACGTTTTATCGATCCGCAAGCCCACTTTATATGGCTGGACAAGCCAGCGGACTGCCCGCCAGATGCACTGGGTTTTGATTTTGACCAAGCCAGTTTCACCCACGTCGGCGACCGCGTGACATTTGAAGTGCTGCTGGCCAGTTTTGGGCTGGGTCACGATACTGGCCTTCTGCGTCTCGGTGCCATGGTGCACACGCTGGATGTCGGCGGCACCTTTGTGCCGGAGGCGAGCGGCTTCGAGGCCATGCTCAGTGGCGCGCGCCAACGCGCCAAGGACGACGACCAGTTGCTGCAAGAGATCAGCCTGGTACTCGATGCCCTGTATCAGCACTTTTCCTCTGAACCGCAGGCTCCCGCATTGCCGGCCTAA
- a CDS encoding TniQ family protein, translating into MDIHCLPIARSDETLYSVVARIRLANAARNDIDACQSLFGHSRNTRVSDFPVNLKRFCDVTQDCFGDPARVLANMTLSGFFERLGSRPWNSGSAPAPIITAGYGLSTLSNGSAGRWRMCLRCVESDLRCHATAFWRRAHHLPTAFVCPIHATPLASCILAPLERHKRFLLPEQTEADTLKAHVDWAAHHHALNRLTALGMDVLEDTRQSIDADTLHATLLNALGDHGLLTATGKLRRIPFSSEFVHRYQFLSGHPDFTPALSPQGIAILQRSFIHPAPARSAIHNLLLVDWLFGSWQAFHQHCLWQATMDCAPSQQARHAPEVTPQTHRRRCLEFLDSDGKASRSRFARAVPTSFRWLLRFDQNWFDATLPIRSKDKQPGLF; encoded by the coding sequence ATGGATATCCATTGCTTGCCGATTGCACGATCCGACGAAACGCTTTATAGCGTCGTCGCAAGGATACGGCTGGCCAACGCGGCAAGAAATGACATCGATGCCTGCCAGAGTCTGTTTGGCCATTCACGCAACACGCGAGTGTCCGACTTCCCCGTCAACCTGAAACGGTTTTGTGACGTTACCCAAGATTGCTTTGGCGATCCTGCACGTGTTCTCGCTAATATGACACTGAGCGGCTTTTTTGAGCGGCTGGGCAGCCGCCCATGGAATAGCGGCTCGGCTCCAGCACCGATCATCACCGCAGGCTATGGCTTGTCGACGTTGTCGAACGGTTCGGCCGGCAGATGGAGGATGTGTCTGCGTTGTGTCGAGAGTGACCTGCGTTGCCATGCGACTGCATTCTGGCGACGTGCGCACCATCTGCCCACGGCATTCGTCTGTCCCATCCACGCCACGCCTCTGGCGAGCTGTATACTGGCACCTCTCGAACGTCACAAGCGCTTCCTGCTACCGGAGCAAACCGAAGCGGACACCCTCAAGGCGCACGTCGATTGGGCAGCGCACCACCATGCCTTGAATCGCCTGACCGCGCTGGGCATGGATGTGCTGGAGGATACCCGGCAAAGTATCGATGCGGACACCCTACACGCGACCTTGCTCAACGCACTCGGTGATCACGGCCTGCTGACGGCGACGGGCAAGCTACGGCGCATACCATTTTCCAGCGAATTCGTACATCGTTACCAGTTCCTGAGCGGGCATCCCGACTTCACTCCGGCGCTCTCGCCGCAGGGTATCGCCATCTTGCAGCGCAGCTTTATTCATCCGGCACCGGCGCGCTCGGCCATCCACAACTTGCTCCTAGTTGATTGGCTATTCGGCTCCTGGCAAGCATTTCATCAGCATTGCCTCTGGCAAGCGACGATGGACTGCGCACCATCTCAGCAAGCACGACATGCTCCGGAGGTAACACCTCAAACACACCGAAGAAGGTGCTTGGAATTTCTGGACTCAGACGGCAAAGCATCGCGTAGCCGTTTTGCAAGGGCTGTACCGACTTCGTTTCGGTGGCTGTTGCGCTTTGACCAAAACTGGTTCGACGCCACTTTGCCTATTCGTTCAAAGGACAAGCAGCCAGGGCTGTTCTGA
- a CDS encoding TnsA endonuclease N-terminal domain-containing protein: MSGTTQQLTSSGRFDAPSDLIAVPAEPTPKPRLQKGMTHKKLCQRIRLGHGIGHGSGYLPWLILRRNNPSPYSNQVATSMPPLRRGAYYYSRGEYHTALLLLWLGVRDLREQFPLWPIAHPHPLDGTPGTTPIQRPWSRGLLDIAREAGIDHGYEIGTGIPYVASLDLLATAPLPGGDRLAAFSSKPIVDPTQEVDWRTLERLELERRYTAAIDCPYFVSSSALIPKLMAGQLEVWLDASTLYCAPHLITWAGEFAHYLNASLDLPINEAVLHAARTLRLTTAEAWLLFQHCAWTQSIDIDPSRRILTSYPIRPGGRVMRDDLRRHFFGDTWP; this comes from the coding sequence ATGTCGGGAACTACGCAACAATTGACCAGTTCGGGGCGTTTCGATGCCCCATCAGACTTGATTGCCGTTCCGGCCGAGCCGACACCCAAGCCTCGACTACAAAAAGGCATGACGCACAAGAAGTTGTGCCAGCGCATCAGGTTGGGCCATGGCATAGGGCATGGCAGCGGCTATTTGCCTTGGTTGATCCTGCGGCGCAACAACCCTTCGCCCTATTCGAATCAGGTGGCCACCTCCATGCCGCCTTTGCGCCGTGGCGCCTATTATTACTCACGTGGCGAATACCACACCGCATTGCTGCTGTTATGGCTAGGTGTGCGGGACCTGCGCGAACAATTTCCGCTATGGCCAATCGCCCATCCCCATCCGCTCGATGGAACGCCGGGCACGACTCCCATCCAAAGACCGTGGTCTCGGGGCTTGCTCGATATCGCCCGTGAAGCCGGTATCGATCATGGCTACGAAATCGGTACGGGCATTCCCTATGTCGCGAGCCTTGACCTGCTGGCCACAGCACCGCTGCCAGGGGGAGATAGGCTGGCAGCTTTCTCGTCGAAACCGATCGTTGACCCCACTCAGGAGGTCGACTGGCGCACGCTTGAACGGCTGGAGTTGGAAAGGCGCTATACCGCCGCTATCGATTGTCCCTATTTCGTTTCCAGTTCCGCCCTGATACCGAAACTCATGGCCGGACAGCTTGAAGTCTGGTTGGACGCGTCGACATTGTATTGCGCACCGCATCTCATTACCTGGGCCGGCGAGTTCGCGCACTACCTCAACGCCAGCCTTGATCTGCCGATCAACGAAGCAGTGCTCCATGCGGCCCGTACGCTACGCCTCACGACCGCCGAGGCCTGGCTATTATTCCAGCACTGTGCATGGACACAGAGCATCGACATCGACCCATCGCGACGTATTCTGACCTCCTACCCAATCCGGCCAGGTGGGCGGGTCATGCGAGACGACTTGCGCCGGCACTTTTTCGGAGATACATGGCCATGA
- a CDS encoding ATP-binding protein, whose product MFSSAQTTASPPFPNPFLEPLEVHLSTQNLEQRLSNWPLDGLDIKNLDMQTRLDLLDRLQDQMFEPTLTAIDTTSRLFRVIRRGYTSHNPALVSSRQQMMALARCAGRELNNLPWLPSYAKGLRASGITGLGKSYEILRALSLIPQRIEHGPSKSADWNHMIQAPWLYVAMSHDGSLGGLLLQILTALDAAIGTNYARARDIAGLSNEKLAVHIGIILLNHGVGVLVIDELQGRNFAGGVRGGLAATFFLRLLNFGVPLVLMGNPLGMDALDSFSQDMRRVGSGGNIEMHPMESFDYDFTDVLAPALWRYNVMPEPSPIIDKDGAILFKYCGGIRDYAGRIRASSQRLALDEGCAYVTEVHMEQAFNGPDFSAKDRALIAGFRDKNPILLQQFDDIPWRSYAVRWGLHPSPQDASAAAPAAVPETPPKASSPPKVRKPVAQQSKETAQRNRTRKANQKAENAMKKASLEPEDMRNQGLQEHLISGLEQLQANNSQINPSSSGA is encoded by the coding sequence ATGTTCTCATCCGCCCAAACCACCGCCTCACCGCCCTTCCCCAATCCTTTTCTGGAACCGCTTGAAGTGCATTTGTCGACGCAAAACCTTGAACAACGCCTGTCGAATTGGCCGTTGGACGGCCTGGACATCAAGAACCTCGACATGCAGACGCGCCTTGATCTACTCGATCGGTTGCAAGATCAAATGTTTGAGCCAACGCTGACAGCCATTGATACGACAAGCCGCCTGTTCCGGGTGATACGTCGCGGCTACACATCGCACAATCCGGCCTTGGTCTCGTCGCGGCAACAAATGATGGCGCTTGCCCGCTGCGCCGGTCGGGAACTCAATAATTTGCCTTGGTTACCCAGCTACGCAAAAGGATTGCGCGCGAGTGGTATCACGGGGCTCGGCAAAAGCTACGAGATTTTGCGTGCACTGAGCCTCATTCCTCAGCGCATAGAGCACGGCCCGTCCAAAAGCGCCGACTGGAACCACATGATTCAAGCTCCATGGCTGTACGTGGCAATGAGCCACGACGGCTCTCTCGGCGGCCTGCTGCTCCAGATATTGACTGCGCTCGACGCTGCCATCGGCACCAATTATGCTCGCGCCCGTGACATCGCTGGCCTGAGCAATGAAAAGCTCGCAGTCCATATCGGCATCATCCTGCTCAACCACGGCGTCGGCGTGTTGGTCATTGATGAATTACAAGGTCGCAATTTCGCCGGTGGCGTGCGAGGAGGCCTCGCCGCGACGTTTTTCCTGCGCTTGCTCAACTTCGGCGTTCCTCTGGTATTGATGGGTAACCCCCTCGGTATGGACGCTCTCGATTCATTTTCACAAGATATGCGCCGAGTCGGCTCGGGCGGCAACATAGAAATGCATCCGATGGAGTCATTTGACTATGACTTTACCGACGTGCTGGCACCGGCGCTGTGGCGCTACAACGTAATGCCGGAACCGTCGCCGATTATCGACAAGGACGGTGCGATCCTGTTCAAATATTGCGGTGGCATCCGCGATTATGCGGGCCGCATCCGCGCTAGTTCGCAGCGCTTGGCGCTCGACGAAGGCTGCGCTTATGTCACCGAAGTCCATATGGAGCAAGCCTTCAACGGTCCGGACTTCAGCGCCAAGGACAGAGCGTTGATCGCTGGCTTTCGCGACAAAAACCCTATTCTTCTTCAGCAATTCGACGATATTCCTTGGCGCAGTTATGCGGTGCGTTGGGGATTGCACCCGTCCCCCCAAGACGCATCGGCAGCAGCGCCGGCAGCAGTGCCGGAAACGCCACCGAAAGCATCATCACCGCCTAAAGTGCGCAAACCTGTGGCGCAGCAGTCGAAAGAAACCGCACAACGCAATCGCACCAGAAAAGCCAATCAAAAAGCGGAAAACGCCATGAAAAAGGCCAGTCTTGAGCCGGAGGATATGCGCAATCAAGGCTTGCAAGAACATCTGATCAGCGGCCTGGAACAACTCCAAGCCAACAATTCACAGATCAATCCATCCTCATCAGGAGCGTAA
- a CDS encoding TniQ family protein has translation MPVKTTARASSILPFFPLGFPDETIGSRVSRYHIRRGRPTIQVTYKQLFDKAPFSLTGLVQPNLDKLAEKLPGLPSHNLVKIQNDSTLLPLFQQFFGPKSATRHPDRIPGPPLIKLPRRIKGDNRLTYICTHCLIDDERDHGCPYIHRAHQIPGVTACWKHAIRLLDRCPSCGCPFAEPNQLILSAWMGCECGCTLTDQIRPDLQPACAVEVEFARFAQVLLAAKPSKLSIEQLIDIYKVRAIEIGCQWGDKRVNHSMLLGKIEAHFGAELFAKIDPAYKSGKTEHWLNILCAHSAVEAPLTRHLMAAYFLFRDAALFLSRADAILYAKPELGDLPHITGAAPRSPNGNVESIREKRPEEELLDELVNLAQRDHYDIAQLWRHHFGSMKRVVKLLPNASEVIERRLASAAAKQKKDAARALKVREQRLVRDAQLSEAVKASAVELYGENARPVRVTKNRLLQASKSKSKSSWPAGPGFPLTAAAISANEESLWHFYARRILWTLQCLHDPHTTEHKIIALSKLEVNKFRVIMEYFSDFVPCGGGSIQVIKSVLKSRGLAKNWQGPCPEREFYKAGRAYRLRTARRGPIGGRAGDTQLGA, from the coding sequence ATGCCCGTCAAGACCACTGCACGCGCATCAAGTATTCTGCCTTTTTTTCCTCTTGGCTTTCCCGATGAGACAATTGGCTCACGAGTAAGCCGTTACCATATTCGCCGTGGCCGGCCAACGATCCAGGTGACGTACAAGCAGTTGTTCGACAAAGCTCCGTTCAGTTTGACAGGGCTAGTCCAGCCCAACCTTGACAAGCTGGCCGAAAAATTACCTGGTTTGCCTAGTCACAATCTGGTCAAAATACAGAATGACAGCACCCTGTTACCACTATTCCAGCAGTTCTTCGGCCCCAAGTCCGCCACAAGGCATCCGGATCGAATCCCAGGTCCACCCTTGATCAAACTGCCGCGACGTATCAAGGGCGACAACAGGCTGACCTATATCTGCACCCACTGCCTGATCGACGATGAACGCGATCACGGCTGTCCATACATCCATCGTGCGCACCAGATCCCAGGCGTCACCGCGTGCTGGAAACATGCCATCCGATTGCTCGATCGCTGCCCGTCGTGCGGATGCCCGTTCGCTGAGCCAAATCAATTGATCCTGTCCGCATGGATGGGATGCGAGTGCGGTTGCACCCTTACCGACCAAATACGGCCAGATCTGCAGCCAGCGTGTGCGGTAGAAGTTGAATTCGCACGCTTTGCACAAGTGCTCCTAGCTGCGAAGCCAAGCAAACTGAGTATCGAACAATTGATCGATATCTACAAAGTACGTGCCATTGAAATTGGATGCCAGTGGGGAGACAAGCGCGTCAATCACAGTATGCTATTGGGGAAAATCGAAGCGCATTTCGGCGCCGAATTGTTCGCCAAGATCGATCCGGCTTACAAATCCGGAAAAACAGAACATTGGCTCAATATTCTCTGTGCCCACTCTGCGGTGGAGGCGCCGCTAACGCGGCACCTGATGGCCGCCTACTTTCTTTTCCGCGATGCCGCACTCTTTCTCAGCCGCGCCGACGCCATCCTGTATGCCAAGCCCGAACTTGGTGATCTTCCTCATATTACAGGTGCAGCCCCGCGCTCGCCCAATGGCAACGTCGAATCCATAAGGGAAAAACGACCGGAAGAAGAGCTGCTCGATGAACTGGTTAATCTGGCGCAGCGCGATCATTACGATATCGCACAGTTATGGCGCCATCATTTCGGCAGCATGAAACGGGTTGTCAAATTACTGCCAAATGCCAGCGAAGTGATTGAACGCCGCTTGGCCAGCGCGGCTGCAAAGCAAAAAAAAGATGCCGCTAGGGCACTCAAAGTTCGCGAACAGCGTCTTGTGCGCGATGCCCAGTTGTCGGAAGCTGTCAAGGCAAGCGCGGTCGAGTTATATGGGGAAAATGCCAGGCCCGTGCGAGTTACCAAGAATCGATTGTTGCAAGCATCAAAATCCAAGTCTAAATCCTCTTGGCCTGCAGGGCCGGGATTTCCGTTGACTGCCGCAGCGATCAGCGCCAATGAGGAAAGCCTCTGGCATTTTTATGCCAGGCGCATCCTGTGGACCTTGCAATGTCTTCATGATCCGCACACGACCGAACACAAAATCATTGCGCTATCCAAGCTCGAAGTCAATAAGTTCAGGGTCATCATGGAATATTTTTCCGACTTTGTTCCTTGCGGAGGAGGCTCAATTCAGGTCATCAAGTCAGTCCTGAAATCGCGCGGCCTTGCCAAGAATTGGCAAGGCCCTTGTCCCGAACGCGAATTCTACAAGGCAGGCCGGGCTTATCGCCTGCGCACCGCACGCCGGGGCCCCATTGGCGGCCGCGCTGGCGATACACAACTGGGTGCCTGA
- a CDS encoding helix-turn-helix domain-containing protein, which yields MSPFSTVFRELRIFCELRQAEFASQLGYEQSYISAIELGTKGPPSIDFIERLVQRLQLDEHWKKRLLEALDESQRKIMLPNEAPDELYRMFNELRRQIGALHPAQVELIRMALRMPVMLSHPPFKPLRPLKRKGEPDRTDVVEIIR from the coding sequence ATGAGCCCATTCTCAACAGTATTTCGGGAATTGCGCATATTTTGCGAGCTACGGCAGGCTGAATTCGCCTCCCAACTTGGCTACGAACAAAGTTATATCTCAGCTATTGAGCTGGGCACCAAGGGGCCGCCATCCATCGATTTCATCGAGCGCCTGGTGCAGCGTTTGCAGCTTGACGAGCATTGGAAGAAGCGCTTGCTTGAAGCGCTGGACGAGTCCCAACGAAAAATTATGTTGCCCAATGAGGCGCCAGATGAGCTGTACAGGATGTTCAATGAACTTCGGCGCCAGATCGGTGCATTGCACCCGGCCCAAGTGGAATTGATACGAATGGCATTGCGCATGCCTGTCATGTTGTCGCACCCACCTTTCAAACCTTTGCGCCCTCTCAAGCGCAAAGGAGAACCAGACAGAACCGATGTGGTCGAAATAATACGGTAA